Proteins from a genomic interval of Chionomys nivalis chromosome 7, mChiNiv1.1, whole genome shotgun sequence:
- the LOC130877311 gene encoding myosin-3 translates to MSSDSEMEVFGIAAPFLRKSEKERIEAQNQPFDAKTYCFVVDSKEEYVKGKIKSSQDGKVTVETEDNRTLVVKPEDVYAMNPPKFDKIEDMAMLTHLNEPAVLYNLKDRYTSWMIYTYSGLFCVTVNPYKWLPVYNPEVVDGYRGKKRQEAPPHIFSISDNAYQFMLTDRENQSILITGESGAGKTVNTKRVIQYFATIAATGDLAKKKDSKMKGTLEDQIISANPLLEAFGNAKTVRNDNSSRFGKFIRIHFGTTGKLASADIETYLLEKSRVTFQLKAERSYHIFYQILSNKKPELIELLLITTNPYDYPFISQGEILVASIDDAEELLATDSAIDILGFTPEEKSGLYKLTGAVMHYGNMKFKQKQREEQAEPDGTEVADKTAYLMGLNSSDLLKALCFPRVKVGNEYVTKGQTVDQVHHAVNALSKSVYEKLFLWMVTRINQQLDTKLPRQHFIGVLDIAGFEIFEYNSLEQLCINFTNEKLQQFFNHHMFVLEQEEYKKEGIEWTFIDFGMDLAACIELIEKPMGIFSILEEECMFPKATDTSFKNKLYDQHLGKSNNFQKPKVVKGKAEAHFSLIHYAGTVDYSVSGWLEKNKDPLNETVVGLYQKSSNRLLAHLYATFATTDADGGKKKVAKKKGSSFQTVSALFRENLNKLMSNLRTTHPHFVRCIIPNETKTPGAMEHSLVLHQLRCNGVLEGIRICRKGFPNRILYGDFKQRYRVLNASAIPEGQFIDSKKACEKLLASIDIDHTQYKFGHTKVFFKAGLLGTLEEMRDDRLAKLITRTQAVCRGFLMRVEFQKMMQRRESIFCIQYNIRAFMNVKHWPWMKLFFKIKPLLKSAETEKEMATMKEEFQKTKDELAKSEAKRKELEEKLVTLVQEKNDLQLQVQAESENLLDAEERCDQLIKAKFQLEAKIKEVTERAEDEEEINAELTAKKRKLEDECSELKKDIDDLELTLAKVEKEKHATENKVKNLTEELAGLDETIAKLTREKKALQEAHQQTLDDLQAEEDKVNSLSKLKSKLEQQVDDLESSLEQEKKLRVDLERNKRKLEGDLKLAQESILDLENDKQQLDERLKKKDFEYCQLQSKVEDEQTLSLQLQKKIKELQARIEELEEEIEAERATRAKTEKQRSDYARELEELSERLEEAGGVTSTQIELNKKREAEFLKLRRDLEEATLQHEATVATLRKKHADSTAELAEQIDNLQRVKQKLEKEKSEFKLEIDDLSSSVESVSKSKANLEKICRTLEDQLSEARGKNEETQRSLSELTTQKSRLQTEAGELSRQLEEKESIVSQLSRSKQAFTQQIEELKRQLEEESKAKNALAHALQSSRHDCDLLREQYEEEQEGKAELQRALSKANSEVAQWRTKYETDAIQRTEELEEAKKKLAQRLQDSEEQVEAVNAKCASLEKTKQRLQGEVEDLMVDVERANSMAAALDKKQRNFDKVLAEWKTKCEESQAELEAALKESRSLSTELFKLKNAYEEVLDQLETVKRENKNLEQEIADLTEQIAENGKSIHELEKSRKQMELEKADIQMALEEAEAALEHEEAKILRIQLELTQVKSEIDRKIAEKDEEIEQLKRNYQRTVETMQGALDAEVRSRNEAIRLKKKMEGDLNEIEIQLGHANRQAAENLKHLRSVQGQLKDTQLHLDDALRGQEDLKEQLAIVERRANLLQAEVEELRATLEQTERARKLAEQELLDSNERVQLLHTQNTSLIHTKKKLETDLTQLQSEVEDASRDARNAEEKAKKAITDAAMMAEELKKEQDTSAHLERMKKNLEQTVKDLQHRLDEAEQLALKGGKKQIQKLETRIRELEFELEGEQKRNTESVKGLRKYERRVKELTYQSEEDRKNVLRLQDLVDKLQVKVKSYKRQAEEADEQANVHLTKFRKAQHELEEAEERADIAESQVNKLRAKTRDFTSSRMVVHESEE, encoded by the exons ATGAGTAGCGACTCTGAGATGGAAGTGTTTGGCATAGCCGCGCCTTTCCTCCGCAAGTCGGAGAAGGAGAGAATCGAAGCCCAGAACCAGCCCTTTGATGCCAAAACCTACTGCTTTGTGGTTGACTCAAAGGAAGAATATGTCAAGGGGAAAATTAAGAGTAGCCAGGATGGGAAGGTCACCGTGGAGACAGAAGACAACAGG ACCCTGGTGGTTAAACCAGAGGATGTGTACGCCATGAATCCCCCCAAGTTCGACAAGATCGAGGACATGGCCATGCTCACGCACCTGAACGAGCCCGCCGTGCTGTACAACCTCAAGGACCGCTACACGTCCTGGATGATCTAC ACCTACTCAGGCCTCTTCTGCGTCACCGTCAACCCCTACAAGTGGCTGCCGGTGTACAACCCTGAGGTGGTGGATGGTTACCGAGGCAAAAAGCGCCAGGAGGCCCCgccccacatcttctccatctCTGACAACGCCTACCAGTTCATGCTGACAG ATCGTGAAAACCAGTCCATCCTGATCAC CGGAGAATCCGGGGCCGGGAAGACTGTGAACACCAAGCGTGTCATCCAGTACTTTGCAACAATTGCAGCCACTGGGGACCTTGCTAAGAAGAAGGACTCCAAAATGAAG GGGACTCTGGAAGATCAGATCATCAGCGCCAACCCCCTGCTGGAGGCCTTCGGCAATGCCAAGACCGTGAGGAACGACAACTCTTCCCGCTTT GGTAAATTCATCCGCATCCATTTTGGCACCACTGGGAAGCTGGCCTCTGCAGATATTGAAACTT ATCTGCTGGAGAAATCCAGAGTCACCTTCCAGTTGAAGGCTGAGAGGAGCTACCACATCTTCTACCAGATTCTTTccaacaagaagcctgagctgattG AGTTGCTGCTGATTACGACCAACCCTTACGACTACCCGTTCATCAGCCAGGGTGAGATTCTGGTGGCCAGCATCGATGATGCTGAGGAGCTGTTGGCTACAGAC AGTGCCATTGACATCTTGGGCTTCACCCCAGAGGAGAAATCTGGACTTTACAAGCTAACAGGGGCTGTGATGCATTATGGGAACATGAAGTTCAAGCAGAAGCAGCGAGAGGAGCAAGCTGAGCCAGATGGCACCGAAG TGGCCGACAAGACAGCCTACCTGATGGGCCTGAACTCTTCAGACCTCCTCAAAGCCCTGTGCTTTCCCAGAGTGAAAGTCGGGAATGAGTACGTTACAAAGGGCCAAACCGTGGACCAG GTTCACCACGCCGTGAATGCTCTCTCCAAGTCCGTTTATGAGAAGCTCTTCTTGTGGATGGTCACTCGGATCAACCAGCAACTGGATACAAAGCTCCCAAGACAACACTTCATTGGGGTTTTGGACATTGCgggttttgaaatttttgag TACAACAGCCTGGAGCAGCTGTGCATCAACTTCACCAACGAGAAACTGCAGCAGTTCTTCAACCACCACATGTTcgtgctggagcaggaggagtACAAGAAGGAAGGCATCGAGTGGACATTCATCGACTTCGGGATGGACCTGGCCGCCTGCATCGAGCTCATCGAGAAG CCGATGGGCATCTTCTCCATCCTGGAAGAGGAGTGCATGTTCCCCAAGGCGACAGACACCTCCTTCAAGAACAAGCTGTACGACCAGCACCTAGGAAAATCCAACAACTTCCAGAAGCCTAAGGTGGTCAAAGGCAAAGCCGAGGCTCACTTCTCCCTGATTCACTATGCGGGCACCGTGGACTACAGTGTCTCAGGCTGGCTGGAGAAGAACAAGGACCCCCTGAATGAGACTGTAGTAGGGCTGTACCAGAAGTCCTCCAACAGACTCCTAGCGCATCTCTATGCCACCTTTGCTACAACGGATG CTGatggtgggaagaagaaagtcgCTAAGAAAAAAGGCTCTTCCTTCCAAACGGTCTCTGCGCTTTTCAGG gaaAACCTGAACAAGCTGATGTCCAACTTAAGAACCACGCATCCTCACTTTGTGCGCTGTATAATACCCAATGAGACCAAGACCCCAG GGGCCATGGAACACAGCCTGGTCCTGCACCAGCTGCGGTGCAATGGGGTACTGGAAGGCATCCGCATCTGCCGGAAGGGCTTCCCCAACCGGATCCTGTACGGGGACTTTAAACAAAG ATACCGAGTACTGAATGCCAGTGCCATCCCCGAGGGCCAGTTCATTGACAGTAAGAAAGCCTGCGAGAAGCTCCTGGCTTCCATCGACATCGACCACACACAGTACAAATTTGGACACACGAAG GTGTTCTTTAAGGCTGGCTTGCTTGGAACCCTGGAAGAGATGCGGGATGACCGCTTGGCCAAACTGATCACTCGGACGCAAGCTGTGTGCAGAGGGTTTCTCATGCGTGTGGAGTTCCAGAAGATGATGCAAAGAAG GGAGTCCATCTTCTGCATCCAGTACAACATCCGCGCCTTCATGAATGTCAAACACTGGCCCTGGATGAAGCTCTTCTTCAAGATCAAACCCCTGCTGAAGAGCGCAGAGACCGAGAAGGAGATGGCCACCATGAAGGAGGAGTTCCAGAAAACCAAAGATGAGCTCGCCAAGTCGGAGGCAAAGAGGAAGGAGCTGGAGGAAAAGCTGGTCACTCTGGTGCAAGAGAAGAATGACCTGCAACTTCAAGTACAGGCC gaaagtgaAAATTTGCTGGATGCTGAGGAACGATGTGACCAACTTATCAAAGCCAAATTCCAGCTGGAGGCCAAAATCAAAGAGGTGACCGAGAGAGCCGAGGATGAGGAGGAGATCAACGCCGAGCTGACAGCCAAGAAGAGGAAGCTGGAGGACGAGTGCTCAGAGCTGAAGAAAGACATCGACGACCTTGAGCTGACCCTGGCCAAGGTGGAGAAGGAGAAGCACGCCACAGAGAACAAG GTAAAAAACCTTACTGAGGAACTGGCTGGGTTAGACGAGACCATTGCCAAGCTAACAAGGGAGAAGAAGGCCCTCCAAGAGGCCCACCAGCAGACCCTGGATGACCTCCAGGCTGAAGAAGACAAGGTCAATTCTCTGAGCAAACTCAAGAGCAAGCTGGAGCAGCAAGTGGATGAC TTGGAGAGTTCCCtagaacaagaaaagaagctaCGTGTGGACctggaaagaaacaaaaggaagctgGAGGGAGACCTGAAGCTTGCCCAAGAGTCCATACTAGATCTGGAGAATGACAAGCAGCAGCTGGACGAGAGGCTCAAGAA GAAGGACTTTGAATATTGTCAGCTGCAAAGCAAAGTGGAAGACGAGCAGACACTGAGCCTCCAGCTtcagaagaaaatcaaagagTTGCAG GCTCGCATCGaggaactggaggaagagatagaggcagagagagccacCCGGGCCAAGACAGAGAAGCAGCGCAGTGACTATGCCCGTGAGCTGGAGGAGCTGAGTGAGCGGCTGGAGGAGGCGGGAGGGGTCACCTCCACTCAGATAGAACTGAATAAGAAGCGCGAGGCCGAGTTCCTGAAGCTGCGCAGAGACCTGGAGGAGGCCACCCTGCAGCACGAGGCCACCGTGGCCACCCTGCGGAAGAAGCACGCGGACAGCACCGCGGAGCTGGCAGAGCAGATCGACAACCTGCAGCGCGTCAAGCAGAagctggagaaggagaagagcgAGTTCAAGCTGGAGATTGACGACCTCTCCAGCAGCGTGGAGAGTGTGTCGAAATCCAAG GCCAATCTGGAGAAGATATGCCGAACTCTGGAGGACCAGTTAAGTGAGGCCAGGGGCAAGAATGAGGAGACCCAGAGGAGCCTGAGTGAGCTGACAACCCAGAAGTCTCGGCTGCAGACAGAGGCCG GTGAGCTGAGCCGTCAACTGGAAGAAAAGGAGAGCATCGTATCTCAGCTTTCCAGGAGCAAGCAAGCCTTTACTCAACAGATAGAGGAGCTCAAGAGGCAGCTGGAGGAGGAGAGCAAG gCCAAGAATGCACTGGCCCACGCCCTGCAGTCCTCCCGCCATGACTGTGACCTGCTGCGGGAACAGTAcgaggaggagcaggaaggcaAAGCTGAGCTGCAGAGGGCGCTGTCCAAGGCCAACAGCGAGGTGGCCCAGTGGAGGACCAAATATGAGACGGACGCCATCCAGCGCacggaggagctggaggaggccaA aaaaaagcTCGCCCAGCGTCTTCAGGATTCGGAGGAGCAAGTTGAGGCCGTGAATGCAAAATGTGCTTCCTTGGAAAAGACCAAGCAGAGGCTGCAGGGGGAGGTGGAGGACCTGATGGTGGATGTAGAAAGAGCCAACTCCATGGCTGCTGCTCTGGACAAGAAGCAGAGGAACTTTGACAAG GTGCTGGCTGAGTGGAAGACAAAGTGTGAGGAGAGCCAAGCGGAGCTGGAGGCGGCTCTCAAGGAGTCTCGATCCTTGAGCACCGAGCTCTTCAAACTGAAAAATGCCTATGAGGAAGTCTTGGATCAGCTCGAAACTGTGAAACGGGAGAATAAGAACTTAGAAC AGGAGATAGCGGATCTCACTGAACAAATTGCCGAGAATGGTAAAAGCATCCACGAGCTAGAGAAATCCAGAAAGCAGATGGAGCTGGAAAAGGCTGATATCCAGATGGCGCTGGAGGAAGCAGAG GCAGCTCTTGAGCATGAAGAAGCCAAGATCCTCCGAATTCAGCTAGAACTGACCCAGGTGAAGTCAGAGATCGACAGGAAGATTGCAGAGAAGGATGAAGAGATTGAGCAGCTGAAGAGGAACTACCAGAGGACAGTGGAGACCATGCAAGGTGCCCTGGACGCCGAGGTGCGCAGCAGGAATGAGGCCATCCGGCTCAAGAAGAAGATGGAAGGTGACCTCAATGAGATTGAGATCCAGCTGGGCCATGCCAACCGCCAGGCTGCAGAGAACCTCAAGCACCTCCGGAGTGTCCAGGGGCAGCTGAAG GACACCCAGCTGCATCTGGATGACGCTCTCCGGGGCCAAGAGGACCTGAAGGAGCAGCTGGCAATCGTGGAGCGCAGAGCCAACCTGCTGCAGGCTGAGGTGGAGGAGCTGCGGGCCACGCTGGAGCAGACAGAGAGGGCCCGGAAGCTGGCAGAGCAGGAGCTGCTGGATTCCAACGAGAGGGTGCAGCTGTTGCACACCCAG aaCACCAGCCTCATCCATACCAAGAAGAAGTTGGAGACGGACCTCACACAGCTCCAGAGTGAGGTGGAAGATGCCAGCAGGGATGCGAGGAACGCAGAGGAGAAGGCCAAAAAGGCCATCACGGAT GCGGCTATGATGGCGGAGGAGCTGAAGAAGGAGCAGGACACCAGCGCCCACCTGGAGAGGATGAAGAAGAACCTGGAGCAGACGGTGAAGGACCTGCAGCACCGTCTAGACGAGGCTGAGCAGCTGGCACTGAAGGGCGGCAAGAAGCAGATCCAGAAACTGGAGACACGG ATCAGAGAGCTGGAGTTTGAGTTGGAAGGAGagcagaaaaggaacacagagtcTGTGAAGGGCCTGAGGAAGTATGAGCGCCGGGTCAAGGAGCTCACGTACCAG AGTGAGGAGGACAGGAAGAATGTACTGAGATTGCAGGACCTGGTGGATAAACTTCAAGTGAAAGTCAAGTCCTACAAGAGGCAGGCTGAGGAGGCT GATGAACAAGCCAACGTTCATCTCACCAAGTTCCGGAAAGCCCAGCATGAGCTGGAGGAGGCCGAGGAACGTGCCGATATCGCAGAATCGCAAGTCAATAAACTGCGGGCTAAGACCCGGGACTTCACCTCCAGCCGG ATGGTGGTCCATGAGAGCGAGGAGTAA